GCGAGCAGATGACTCTGCAGGAAGCAAGTACAAAGTCACCCTCTTAAAACCAAGGCTACAGTTGAGTTAAGGACAACaccaagttttttaaaataagattctGGATCTCAGACAGATAAACAATCCGAGGCCTTTGATGTACTGAGAACTCCCCTCAAGATACTGACTGGAGCTGTGTGAATAATTGATTTTCTCAGCTGAATAGCTgaagcaaccaaccaaccaaaccccaacTTGTTTGttagttaacttttttttttttttcctttaaaacataaaaaaaaagaagaaaaaacgTTTGGGACTGTTGACTTGTTTCAATCAAACAGAAATTGTCTCTCTttgatttaaaactttttttttttttttttttcagacaagaaGTATCTAAAATTGCAATACTAGATTAATTACAGGAAGCAAAGGTACGCATCTGTCATGACCAGGACTGGGCAACCCAGAGAGATTCAGcctggacccccttgctttctaaatcccttctcagagaggagcctaggtGCAGCTGGATCCAGTCTTAGCCTCAGAGCTGGCCCTCCCAGGGagtgtaattaaaatattacaatCTGAGGAAATGCTTGACCGCCAGATACCCCTTGATCAGATTAAATTGAAACACATCCCAAGTATGGTCATGGGAGCTATGTGGTTCTCTGGTGAAATCCGGAGAAACAGCCGCCTGGCTTTAAAATCCAGCCCCTGGGGACATACTCACATTTGGGAACCTGGACCCATGTTTCTCTGCATACAAGGGCAATGCAGAAAAGTAATGGGAACGTGCTCCTTTCTTAATTTATGTATTTCACACTTACATCTCCTTACAGATGTAATTCTTGAGTCAAATGTTCACCTGTGAGATATCAGAATGACATCTGCCGatatttacttttattctgCTAAAAGGTCTGTGaaatccctttaaaaaaaatctgattttgacAAGAACCCTGACTGCCCCAAAGTTGTATTTTCGGTGTTTGTCAGTATATTATTTGACCacttcatacaaaaaaaaaaaaaaggtcatatATGTTCATGGGCTACTATTAGCCCTGACAAAGTAACAGACCCAGAAACGCTGCGTTTCTCTctgaagaagaggcagagcaACGCAGCACTTCAGTTGGCTCGGGAAAACGGGAGCGATGACAAATGTTGAATGAAATCAGCCACCTCATTCTCATCACGCGAACTGCCAAACGGGGGAACTCGTGCTGGTGGGACGCTCAGCCCTGCCTACTCATGCCAGCGCCCGCGCCGCCGAGGCACGCTGCCGGATGCGTCACCCGCTCGAGTATTCACCAGGATTTCATGCTAAATCATGATGCTGCGAACTGGTGACATTTCTCTAGAAGGTCCCATCTCCCCATGGGCACCAGCAGAGCCCCATCTCCTGCTTGGCCTCGTGGCTGCCGCCATTTGCTGGTGCCGGGTCGTTTTGAGGCGCTGGAGAATGGACCTCGCCCCTCCAAGCCTTTTTGATTAATGGCAAGAACGTTGAATATTTCATGCTGTTGCTGGGTGAGGGCTGCTTACAGGAACCACACAATTAGGATGGAGTCAGCCACCGCTGTGTGCTCAGGATGGCTCCTCACCGAGACCAACATCAGCACGGCAAGAGTTACCCCAAACCATCCCCAAAGCTCCCTTGGGGAAAGCAGTGCTAGCAACTAGcaacatttttatgtttctatttttattcttaaaaaaaaaacacaacaaaacccaacactgtCAAAAGCAGATCACCTGTAGCATGGAAAATGCCAGGGGGGTGTGGGAGAGCCTGCCCTGCTGTCAGCCCCATTACGCAATGGAGCTGGGGTTACATAACCAGGGGCAGGCGATGACAGAAGCGTGGCCCCGGTGACaccaagcccagcagcaggctggcagCCCATCATCACAGACTGCTCCTCTGTAGCCCAGAAATTAGGTTTATTGTCAGCATTACCTACCTATTAACCTTCCCACTAGCAACGAACGATCCAAAAAGCTGAAACGTGCACGTTACACCTATTTAACTACTAAATTACTGGCagcaatgtatttatttctccccccccccttttttttttgttatctcacacacattcctttttttttttttttttcttattaactCTAAACTTCTGGAAGAATGTCACTGAAACTAGCTTTTTAACTGTGTTTATTAATGATGCACACATAAACGTCCTCTGTTATCAAAAACTGCTACTTCTTTCTGGGAATCTCTTAGGTGGTTTAGGAATGAAAATTGTCGGATTATATAGCTTAATATTTTTCACTAGTAAAACAACTCAGTGCTTCtcttcacaaatattttataaaccagtataacccTTTCTACATTCAACATTCAATACTGTAGAAAGAtgattatttgttttaaagaatgAGGTAATTTAGCATTGTTCTTTTAAATCCCTGTTTAAAACAATAGCTATGATCTCTATAAAAAGAATGACAATTAGTGACACCTGCTAAGAACTACAGAACTCAAATGTACCCCAGGCTCAATGtaaattaagacttttttttttctcgtcAACACCTTTTATATCCCAAGGTGACCTGGGAAACTTGACCTCTTCAAAtggaaggcaaagaaaaataatatctgattaaaaaaaccccaaaccacagtAGGACCAAATcaaacagagaaggaagaaaaatcacttaCAAAAGAGTCTGTTAAAGAATCAAAAGTAATCTACAATTGTAAGAGAAACCGAGCCTTTATGTCTGCTCATGTGAGCAGTTTCATAGAGGCAAACAGGAGTAACTTTATTTTCAGACAAATGTGAAATATGCTATTGTTTACTCTTTCACCCCTTCTCCTCAGGGTATGAATTTAGTAAGTTACTTTGCATCATTTACTGAcctgtgcagagctgtgcctgcccCCTGGGTTCAAGGGCATTAATGTAAGATGAAAATCTACCTGTCACAACCATGCGTGTATTGCCCACTACACCAGCCAAAAAGAAGGACTGGCTACACAGTTTCACCATTTACCCCTTTATTAATAATAACGACTTTATGAAACTGATCCAGCTCGGACGAGATCCTCTGCCAGAGGAACCAGGCACCTCCTCCGGAGaggagagctggcaggagcCGTCTAGCTGCTGCAACTGCGGCGCATACCTGAAATGACTCGAACCTTTCAGGCGGGGAGGTTTTAAACTGGCGCAACTTTGCCGGCAGCTCAGGTGTGACCCGCTCCGCGCCTCTGCCCTGGGCGCCAAGCCCCAAACATGGGGGGTcgtctcctcctcctccccctcctcccccccgaGGGACGCTGTGCAGGACATCACCAGACAAAGacctggaggcagcagctccagcatcGCTCCCGACGCCAGCGGCAGCGCTTCAGGCAGGAGAGCGGCCAGCATGGCCGACTGGCTGGTGAAGGGCAGGACGAGAAGGACTCGAATCCCACACCAAGCCCCACCGGAACCTGGAGAGCCCCTTTTGCTTTGGGGAGAGGGATGTGGCCCTGGCGGGCAACGGGCATGACATCTTGGTGCCACACGCAGCAGAGccaaacacagggaaaaaagacaCGCGGGAGGACACCATGGATACGTATGCCACTCCGAGCTGCCCCATACCTCCGCTACACCTGCCTGAGAAGGGACTCCTGAGCAAAACACCGTGTCCCTGCCTCCTTCCTAACAGTGACACCAGGTCCTCGGGGAAGACCTGTCACCCAGGCCTGGCCAAGGTCAGCCACGGGTACAGCTTGACCCACTGCCCTTTGGGGCTCCCATCCAAACACGGGTACAggcacaccccccccccccccgccccacaCACCTAGACAGAAAGCCCACAGCCTCCCTACCTGCCCCTTGACCAGGCTGGCCGCAAACTGCCTCATGACAGCCTCCACGGTGTAGGCGCTGGACCAGCCGCGGGGGGTGAGCAACTCCATGCAGATGGCTCCGCCGTCCAGGACGTAGCCGTTCTCCAGGCGGGGGCTGAGCACCCTCATGAAGGGCGGAGAGAAGGGGAAGTTGTCGGGGAAGGTGAGGTTGAGCAGGATGTACTCCGTGTTGGTCTCCTTCATGTCCTGCCACAGCACCGAGTCCTTGTCCACCTGGTGCAGCTTCACGTTCCAGTCGAAGAGGCTCTCGTCCACCAGCTCCACCGAGATGAAGCGGTCGCTGAGCCGCGCGAtgtcctgcagctccttcatCAGCCGCCGGGTCCGCACCTGCGTGCAGTGCTGCTGCCGGCCCGCCGGCGCCAGCGGCCCCGACCCCGACGGCAGAGGCACCAGCGGCGCCGGCCCCGACCCTGAGCCGGAGCCGGGGCCGGGCCGCTGCGCCGCCTCCTTACCGGCGCCGGGCTCCCTGGCCGCTTCCCGCGGCTTCTCCTTTCCGCTGCTGGAGCGCGGCGGCGGGGGCTGCTTGGCGAGCTCCGGAGCCTTCTTGTTCTTGTGGGCCCCGGGGCTGCTctcgctgctgctgctgctgcagccgcCGCCCCCGGCGGGGGCCTGCGGCTGAGGCttgttgctgctgttcttcTGGTTGCCCCTGCCCCTAAGCGAGGAGCCCTGCTGGCTGTTgcggtggtggtggtggtgcttgGGGTCCTCCGTGTCCCGGTTGTGCAGTCGGATCAGCCCGATTTTCCGCAGCAGAGTGGCCATGTTGTGCGCggctctgctctcccctcacGCCTTTATGGGTTGGTGggggtttattattattaatttaaagcCCCGCTCGGCGGATTTGGAGCTCGGGGGCTGGGTGGGCGGCGCTGGGCGGGCGGCGAGGCCCCTCTCCCGCCGGTCTGGGAGCCCGGGGCGCGGGCGGAGGGGAGAGAAAGGCAGCGGCGGCACTGCCGCGGGGAGGATGTGCGGCCGCGGCCGCCGCTCAAACGCCTCCCCTCGCTAGGGCTGCTGCGGGCAGCATTGCAGCAGTGGGGCTGCTCCCGGGGACATCACGGCCCCGCTGCCATGCCCATGATCCCGtgaaaagggaattaaaaaaaaaaaaaaagacggaaggaaaaaaccctaccCGAACCACCCGCAAGGGAGAGCCCCCCTCCCCTTAGCCAGCGGGCGAAATAGTCTGCGTTGCAGATGGCTTCCCCCAGCACCTTCGGCTCGCACCCGGCCGAGCCAATCCCCGGCGGCTCCCCGGCGGGCCGGTCCCCGAGCCGCGCCGGGCGCCTCCCCCCGGGGTGTGAGGGGGGAGAGaccggcggcggcagcagcagcagcagcagcagcagtcccCCCTGCCTCCGCGCTCTCCCGCAGCAGCGGAGCGCCCTCCGCCCCTTTGTTCGGCGCCGCCCGCCGACGGGCTCCGGCGGGGGCAGAGGGGCCGCTCGGGGTAGCCCTGCGGCAGCCCCCGCCGCGGCCTGCCGCGCACCCCGCGCTACCTACGCGCCGGCACCGCCGCTGCGGGCCTCGGCGGGGCGGAGACGGAGCGGTGGGAGCCCGGACCGCAGCGCCTCCGCCCGGCCGCGCCGTCCCGCTCCGCCCCGCGCTGCGGCAGCGCGGGGTGCGCGGGATTCAGAGGTCGGAGGCTAGGGCAGCGGGTTGGAGCGATCGTGGCCGGCGGCCCGGGAAAGAGTCACGAGTGTGAGTGGAAATATCGCACCCGTAGACATGTGTGTGAGTGTGGTAGCTCACTGGGACAGAGTGATGTATGCCGTCACACCTGGGGTTTGGTGCGGGTGTGTGCACGTGTGTATACCACATACATAGTGCAGATCCATAAAAAACTATATGGTCATGTGGAGGGATGGGATTGCATTTCGATGCATCTCTGTGTATGTAATTACTGTGCATACATCTACCTACCTAAACACAGATAATTACATCCATAAAGCATATACTTATAAAATCTGATACGTGAACATGGTTTTAAAccagatataaatatatatgtgtgtggttttggtgCTGGGAATGATACAACAATCTTTGTTTCATCAGCACAGCATATATACATATCCCTTATATACATATCTCATCCCTTTAACACCTGTTCCCCTCCACACTAGATAGGTCTATCCTCCTGCCACTCTGTGTAGCACAGGAGGGAAAAGCCCTCAGTCCCCCCAGTCTCTTGTCTCTGCAGGCCTTTTTGCCTTCAgagactggaaaataaaattaatgcaatAAATGCTTTGAACTGGGGAGTAGTGAAGGCAAGGCCCAAAGGGTGATCACATGTGTTGAGCAAAGGATGTAAAGCAGCAGGTAGCATGTGCACATGGAGGCATTATATTCCATAAAACTTTTCCCAAGCAAACATCCCACGTTTGCCAAGAGTGGCCTAAAACACTGTCTTCTGTGGTTTTGAAAAGTGGCCTGTGCTGTTGAAGGACCGCCGTGCTCTGAAAGGTCTCCAGAGAAAACCTGCAGGTTTCTTGAAAGCTATCTGCAGGGCCCATTATGTTTTCATCAAAAACTGGTTAACTGACTTGCTTCCAAAAATGTTGGTGTCTgctctcccctttctttttcctgttatttaAACCACTTAGTGTTACCAACAGGTCCATATTCACCATTATGTCAAACTGGATGGTGTAAAACATAATCTCTTTGCCAGACTTCACAAATGTACCCAAATGATAGATCAGTCTGATTTACCATGGATTAAAAAgcttgctgttttaaaaatcaagatctTAGTAGTAGAATTATATTTGGTATTTGAACATCACATAACTGAAGGCTCAAAATCATCTTTGTAAAACCACTGAGAAACCTTACCACAAGGTTGCTCATAATTTCATCTATTTTCTCAGTTTGTGCAATGCACACAAAGCACGTAagtatctattaaaaaaatatcttaccTAGTAACGTATCAAGAAAAGTTACTATACATAACCTGTATTTGAGATCACTACACATGTAAATGGAATCATGGGCCACATGCCCTAcacaaggaggaggaggcacaGCAAGACTCCATGGCCTGAGCAGGGTCACGCTGCTGTTGGCTGCACCACAATACGCTGGAGCTAGCGAGATGGTGGCACTGATCCTCAGCTTCTTTGGtggagcagggggtgggggagTTGGAGgccctctcctttttcttccagagacCCTGTAGAAAATGGTCAGGAAATACCCACCTGTGATACCTGGAGCCTCTTATTAGCCtgctctgaacagaaaaatgaagagctgCCAACTAACTGCAAATAGTGGCCCAGGAAATACCACAACACTGCCCTTGTTTGCTCTCGCCTGTCCTGGTCCAAAAGCCTGTCAGTGTGACAACCCTTGGGGATTGCTTTAAATCCTTCCCTGTGTGCGGATGCATGGGGTCTATTGCAGGAGGTGTTTGCTAAATTTCCTACCCTGAGAAGATCTGTGGGTGAAATGTTGACATTGTTTCCCAGGAGGTCAAAAGTCCTGGGGAACATGAGGTGGGTGGGCTGAAGCATCAGATTATTCTGTCCATTCTCACATTTCTTTCCTACCTTCCCTCTTTCAATAGCCCTGCCTGAGGAACCTCCAGTTTACTGGATAATGGAAAGAGTAACCAAGTCTTCCCCTGGTAGCCTTCTGAAGTACCAGACATGGTTCACACACATGCACTATTGATGGCCTATCTGTGGAACTAGGAAATATCTGGAGTGCAGACAAATTGGATGTAGACATTTTGTGGTAACATGTAATCCATGATTGGATGGGCAAATGACTCTAGCAGAACCTGCTGGGGGAGAAACTAAGGCTCAGAAGGAAATTTCTATTCTTTTTGTCAGCAGGTGGAGCAGGGCACAGAAAAACATGATGAGAGGCTGGGAAGCTGATCCTGTTCTGGTGCAAAAGCTTCCACCAGAAGTCACAGAAAACTTCACCTGCTGCTCCAGTCCTGGAGGTCAGTTGTGCAGAACAGGATGTTCAGTGGTTGTTCCTTGTTGAACATCTAGCCCAAGACAAGGATGGTTGGGCACAGAGACTGAACGGAACCAGAATGCCAATTAGCAACCTGAGCCCTAGCATTGGCCACATTaatgttttaaactgaaaggtCTCTGCATGGTGTTTTCGTGACAgttggcagcaggagctgctaTCATAAATTTAACATGATGGAAGATATTTGTCCGTCTCATATAACTGCTGAGACATCTATCCAGGGGTGAAGCCATAAAAAAGAGCAAGGCCTCTGCAAAGGCAGACAAGAGCCAAGCAGCCCCTGTGTGACCTTGTGCCATTGCTTTGTAAAATGGTGAGAGATTAAAGTGATGAGAAAGCTGTTTCACTGAGGTGAAAGTTATAATATGTGGTACGTGGACAAGCAGTGTTCTGCTGTGACAGGGGACCTCTCTGATCATGCTGGAAGTAGCGAAATCTGGTGCAATCTGTGTCCATACTCTCTGCTGGGTAGAAAAGCTGAACTTCGCTTTTTCATACCCAGTCCTCCTCAGCAAGGGATTTAGTTGGTCAGTCCATTCGGACTCTGGGTGGTTGCAAGGCTGGGGCCTTGAAGCAAAACAGAGAGTAAAAGAAGCTTGCAGGGGACAACCCTCCTGCATCATGTAAGGCTGTCCTTGTCCACATATTCATTGACTGACAAAAAATTCTGAACATATTTGTTCTCTCTTTACAGAATCCTCCTCAATTCATCCTCCATAGTACCATACATAGTAGAAACATATCTATAGTCTCCATTCATTATAACACATTCTCTCCAGTTGGGCAGGTGCAGGAGCCAAACTGAAGTAGTCTGCATCCTCCCAGACAGGGCTCTCCTATCCTTGCCTGGGAGCAGGACTCTTTGATAGACCTGTGGTTCATGAAGTCATCCTATGGTGATGCAATGACTTCGGAATCAGAGAGGTAAAAAGGCATCTAGGTACAAAAACCAGACTGACCTCTGGCAGCTATTTCTGCTACATATTTAGATGAGGATCTGCTTTCAGGCTCAGCCCTTGCACACTGTGCACTGTTTCACTGATTAGTGAAACAGGACACTGTTCAAAACTTGGGTCTAGCAGTAGCCCTCAGCTTCATGGGGATTGAACTGCAGGTGATGAAGGGCATTTAGACTCTTTGTGCAGTAGAGACATATCTGTGACTAGATGAAGACTCAGAACTCTGAACTCCTACTGCAGTACCAACTTGGTGGTTTTGGGGGATACCAggagggtgggtttttttctagcaaGATTAACCACggattttctcatttttattgaGTCTGCAAAAAAGGAGTTACCTGGGGCTCAGCAAAAAGCTCAGATGTGTATTGTTTGCTTCTACTTAAAAGCATCAGAATTTTAAGGCCTGAATATGTTAGAAAATGCTATTTAGAGTGAGCAAGtgcaaagaaacatttctaGAGTGATTAGGGGAACAAAATGTACATCTTCTTTGGAGAATTAGAAGCTCTTGTCTTGTTTACTGTAGACCAGCAAAGACTCAGCTAGGGTGTGGTACacttaataaatatatttgagaaGTAAATGTCAGAGAGGGATATTGACTTCATCACATGATCAAATGACTGTACAGTGAGTAATCCTGAATACATTTGGACTTGAAATCTAAAGGCTTTCAGCTATCTGATGAATGAAGGGCTCAAATACTCTCCAAAGCACTGGAAGCAGTACCTTTCAGTCTTGTAGGACAGAGTCTGAGAAGCTGTGGACATAATTGTACAACACAATGGAATAGGAAAATGCCTGAAGATAAAAGATTGAGGTTATATTATGACACCCTGGGCATCTGACATGTCAGTATCCCCACATTTGtgagaaaacagattaaatCACTGTCAATTTGCATAATAGTTATAATAATTCCATGACTCAGGGCTTTCATTGTAGTTGGGATAGATTTTAGTCCTTTGCATGCATGATTTGtcctctgtttgtttttgttggggttttttttttttccttcctttgcagaATAGAGGTAGGGGGTTACAGCTGGCATTAAAATTTTAGCTTTTATGTATCCTGATTATATAAGCAGAATTAGGACAGTCTCTAGACCTGGCATTCTTAAGAGTTACTTACCTAGATCAGCCTGGTAGGCACCACTGATTTCCTTTATAACACGGGACACAGCTTCCTTTATAGAATCAAAAGGGGGCTTATATAGCAAATTATTTGTAAGACTGCAAGCACACACTTTCCCATCAAACAAGCTAATTACTCATTTTACCCTCCTTTGCTTGACTGAGTAATCCCAAGGCTTACTAGTGTCTCACTGGGTACCTTTGATTATTAATTATTTGCCTGTCTCCTTTCATCCTACAAGGtgacaatattttttatttttaaagggataTTCAGAGGAAAGGCGTTTCCAGCAATAAGCATCAAGAATGAAGAAAGACTCGTGAAATGTAAAAGCCCATAGAGGTGCAGGTGCAGTCCCTATGTCACTGCTGACACATGCTCCAAGTTACCTTCCTCAGTGTTGGAAGTCCCTCTTACATTCCTTATCTTTTTCACTGAGTTAAACAAAATACTAGAGGTAACCTCCCCTGCACGGACATGATAAGCCCAGGTAAATGCAAAGGCTACCTGGGTAAATGAATACATAAGATAAATGAATACATAGGATAAATGAATAGCCATTCCATTACCACAGCAGTGTTTGAAACTGAGCAAGGTAAACAATATGCCTGGAGAATATGATTGCCTATCTGCTTTTTAAGTCTGCCGAGCATTGGAAATGTTCAGAAAAGGGTTTTTATGTTCAAGGTGTTCACCTTTGTGTGCTGCTGCTTATTGACTACAAAAGAGATTCGCAGCCAGGAATTCCAAATCAGGGAACTTCGTGCCAGGGGTGACCattttatatacacacacaaatattcTTAAATTCTTGCACTCATGCACAAATTACATGGTCAGCAATCCCAAGAAAAGTCTTActctaaaacacagaaattgcTAATAAATTTATCACAAAATAAAGGTACTATGCATCTTTTACCTTGTTCCTTTTCAGCCTTGACATCTTCTGGACACATTTTTATCTTACAGTATCACCTTCCCAGTCATTCTGTAGCTTCTCAGTAAGGAAGCTGTATCTCATGGAATGGCTAGAGGAATGGCATCTACATAATGGTCACTCTACTCTGGATGCAAAAATTCGTGCATGTCATTGCTGACAAGCAACTTTCTGGATTTTCTGGCTAGAATTTCTAGAGATCTGAGATGATGAACTTCTCTGAGTTCCTGTATATAACCAGAGAACCAGGGCTGCCATTGAGGCCTCACAGCTTTCTCTCTTCTAAGTGAGGAAAACAATATCCACCTGAGCTCTAGGTATCCCTAGTTTTTGCAGAGTCTCCAGCTAGTGATGGATGGCTCTAAAGAGCCAAGAAGAGCTTGAGGGTGTCCTGCATCAGCTGCAGTCTGCTTCACATGAAGCTGCCCAAGGTTGCTGCCCAGACCTGTCAGTGCACAGAGGCTGAGCCTGATAGCAGCACTCTGGGTGCTCCAGTGCCCTGGGTCTCCAGTGCACCAAAGGGACAGATAAATGTGGTTTATCACCAGTGCCAGGTTAACTCCCAGCTAGAAAAAGGCACTGAGACTCTGGGTCATCTAAGTAACAGATGGAAATCAGTGAGCACCACACTGAGGTAACACAAGGAGACAGTCAGACCCATTGAGTCCAGCTTTAAGGGTAAAATACTGGAATTTCAGTAATTTAGTCTCAAATATTTTATGGTGTCATCAAATAATTTTTGGCTCCTGAAGCTTTAAAGCTGCATCGCAGACCTCTTGCTCACCTGAACAGGATGAAGTTCAATAGTACAAAGCTGAGGGCCCAATGATAAGGATTTTTTACATAAAGCTGAAAGAGTaaacaaaggaagaagagatAAATAAAGAAGAGCATGTTTgtagaaggaataaaaaagatgtGTTGCCAGAGTgatgcagctttaaaaaaaaaagggcagatgTGACTGATGGTGGCACTCAGTGAGGTACTTTTAGTAAAGATGGGGAAGTATTAGAACCTTGATGTAAGATGATGATAAAATCACATTTGGATCCCAGAACAGCACTCTCACAACTTTGATGTCTGCTTAACGCTTTTGCTTTGACTCAGGTCAATCCTTTACCTTTGTGTTCCCTTAAATCTCACCATAttctctcattttcctctttatagcACACATAAGAAAGGTCAATTGCAATGCATTTACAGGTAATGAACtattcctccttttccctcagaTCTCAGCATCAGCACTGTCATAGGAGACATGCTTTACCTTCCCATTTTGACATGGCTATTATAAATCCCAAACTACTATGGAAAAAAGTCAAGGGGAGTGAAAAAGGATTAGTGAagttaaattcttttaaaaatagatagaTTAGTTGCAAGATTAGTGTCAATGGCTCAGTTCATTAAAAGTGAGGAGCATGTATTTAAATACACTGTCATACACTGTCCTTAGGCACTGTGATCAAGTCCTCACACCCTGATCTTGGAAAAGCTGTTGCTGCCATCAGCTGGTTGTTCACTGGTCCTTGGCTGGAGAGATGAGTACATTGTTAACTCAAAGGAGTCCTAGGAAGCCAGGTAGTCCCTGAACGAGGCCATATCTACAGAAAGTTACAGAAATGTTGCTCCAGACCATTTTGGAATTTGACAAAGACAAGGCCTATATTATGTTAACAGGACCAACTAATGACAGCATTCACAATCAGCAGAGTTATCCACGGGCATGGCAAGAACAGCAACTAAATTGATAGCATTGGACATGCAACACTAGCCCTTTTTATGTTTAGATAACACTCATGTGCTTCACCACTTAGGTTCCAGAAATACATCTTGTGGTGGTAGCCCCTTTGTTTTCTGGAAGTACGGATGGCAGAAATCTAGTGAGTACTGTTGCATAACGTGCAAAGAACAATTGGTTTGGTGTCctgatgatttttcttctgtgactcTGTAGCTGCAGCCACAAGTGCTGTaggagaaaagctttttctcttcctgtggGATCAGTGCAGGCCAGTGGTCCTTTTCTACCCTCTCTGCACTTATGAAGATGTACACAGAGGTTGTGGATTATCAGATGCTGTATACACAGTTGTAGATTGCTGGGTTTGTCATTAGCAAGCCAAAGGATGAAGGCTTTTCCCTGTTAAATTTAGCAGCAACACATTTATTCTCCTGCAATATCCCCCACAAGAGGACAGGAGGAACAAACCTATGCTGGAAGtcctggaagcagcaggaagtACCACAGTCACTGGGCTGCTGTGCAGAGAGCAAATCTCATTTACCTGTTTCATACTTGGTTGTTCCTGTGGAAGCTAA
This DNA window, taken from Calypte anna isolate BGI_N300 chromosome 2, bCalAnn1_v1.p, whole genome shotgun sequence, encodes the following:
- the UBE2QL1 gene encoding ubiquitin-conjugating enzyme E2Q-like protein 1, yielding MATLLRKIGLIRLHNRDTEDPKHHHHHRNSQQGSSLRGRGNQKNSSNKPQPQAPAGGGGCSSSSSESSPGAHKNKKAPELAKQPPPPRSSSGKEKPREAAREPGAGKEAAQRPGPGSGSGSGPAPLVPLPSGSGPLAPAGRQQHCTQVRTRRLMKELQDIARLSDRFISVELVDESLFDWNVKLHQVDKDSVLWQDMKETNTEYILLNLTFPDNFPFSPPFMRVLSPRLENGYVLDGGAICMELLTPRGWSSAYTVEAVMRQFAASLVKGQGRICRKAGKSKKSFSRKEAEATFKSLVKTHEKYGWVTPPVSDG